Genomic window (Methanococcus voltae):
CAAAATGTCTTAAATTTTATGACAATGGTATTTATCTTATCGGGGAAGGTTATGCTACAAACTATGATACTGTAATCTTAAGATACGACATAGACGGCAATTTACTTTGGAATAAAACATATGATTATAAATCCATAGATAATGAACCTTTGCATACTGTAATGAGTAATGGTAAACTCTATATTTTGGGTTATGAGGATATTACCTCTCAAAATATACTAATATCCACTTTTGACTCAGATGGAAATTTACTATGGAATACAACCTACGATTATAGTGGTAGGTATGATGCAATAACCTCTGTATCGGCATATAATGATACGTTATATGTATTAGGTATCGGAATCAATGAAAGTCAAGATATTATACTTTTAAAATATGATTCAAACGGAAATTTACTATGGGATAGGGCCTATGACTACCATGGAGAATATGATAGGGCAGTATCTATGGGCGTATACAATAATAATATTAACATAATAGGTTATGGGTATAATAGTTCTCAGAATACGATATTATTAAAATATGACGCAGACGGCAATTTACTAAGTCATAATTCATATATGGTTGATTCATTAGATAATGAACCGAAAAGAATGGTAATACAAAACAATAATATATACGTATTGGGTCATATATGGAACAATGACAATTATGATTTATATTTATTAAACTATATAAAAGATGAAATTGCACCAAATATTACAATAAACACGCCAAACGGAACTTTAAAAACAAACAATATTGTAATAAACGTTAGTACAGATGATGGATTAGTCACATCTGGAATAAAAGAAGTAATTGCAAATGTAAACAATGAAAATATTACATTAAATAAAACAGGTAATTACTACACAGCATCTAAAACATTGAATGATGGAAATTATTTATTAAACATTACTGCAATAGACAATGCTAACAACAGTAATTCAACAAGTACAACATTTACAATCGATACATACGTACCTTCATCAAATAGTCATCATAAAACGTTAGATGCTTCAGATTCAATTGAATCATCAAATATGAAGAGAACAGTTTCAGAATCAACAGTCGTTTACGGAAGTAATTTCGATAAACAGTTAGCTGAAGGTTTAAAAGAAAATATTTACCCAGATGACTATGAAATAACTGGGGATACTATTATTGTAGGTGGACCAGTATCAAATAAAATAGCTGAGCAATATAATGATAGATTTGTAAAACCAGTTTCAAATAACTACCCTGGTGAAAATAGAGGTATTATACAAATACTTAAAATACAAGATAATAGTGCTTCAGTAGTTCAAAGTTATAATGTAGTTTATATCGCTGGTTCCGATAGATTAGGAACTGAAGCTGCTTTGAAATACTTTGAAACACTTAAAGAATTACCTACAGAACCTATTATCGTAGAATGGACTTCCGAAGGGCCAGTTTTAGTTTAATACTCCCTTCCCTTTTTTGATGAAACCTTTCAGGTTTCATTTACTCTTTTGTTTATTTGTTTATTTTACAGTGAAATAGAATTTAACCTATATTTTTTAAATATTCATCTTTTTTTTTGAAAATACTAATTTTTATCGATAAATTTGCCGTATTTTTTGTTTTTTAAGAGTTCATAAATTTTAAGTACTGCTTTTTTATAATTTTTCTTAAATTCCAATAGTGTTATTTATTCTAAAATTTCGATTAAAAATAAAGACAGGTATATTTAAAAAAATAATTTACAAATATTTAATTATAATTTGAGGTTATTATATGATGTAAAAATATGTTTAGGGTACATCTACTAAAATTTTTAAATAATCTATGCCTTCTTTTTATATATTACGTAATTCCGAGTAAACATCGTTTTAAACTATATTAAAAAAGTAATAAACAAAAGAGTAAATGAAACCTGAAAGGTTTCATCAAAAAAGGGAAGGGAGTATTAAACTAAAACTGGCCCTTCGGAAGTCCATTCTACGATAATAGGTTCTGTAGGTAATTCTTCAAGTGTTTCAAAGTATTTCAAAGCAGCTTCAGTTCCTAATCTATCGGAACCAGCGATATAAACTACATTATAACTTTGAACTACTGAAGCACTATTATCTTGTATTTTAAGTATTTGTATAATACCTCTATTTTCACCAGGATTCTCATTTGAAACTGGTTTTACAAATCTATCATTATATTGCTCAGCTATTTTATTTGATACTGGTCCACCTACAATAATAGTATCCCCAGTTACTTCATAGTCATCTGGGTAAATATTTTCTTTTAAACCTTCAGCTAACTGTTTATCGAAATTACTTCCGTAAACGACTGTTGATTCTGAAACTGTTCTCTTCATATCTGATGATTCAATTGAATCTGAAGCATCTAACGTTTTATGATGACTATTTGATGAAGGTACGTATGTATCGATTGTAAATGTTGTACTTGTTGAATTACTGTTGTTAGCATTGTCTATTGCAGTAATGTTTAATAAATAATTTCCATCATTCAATGTTTTAGATGCTGTGTAGTAATTACCTGTTTTATTTAATGTAATATTTTCATTGTTTACATTTGCAATAACTTCTTTTATTCCACTTATGTTATCTGAAGCCATAACATTTATTGTAAAATCATTATTTCGTATGGTGCCTTGTGGGGTATTTATTAGAACTTGATAAGGTTTATTCGTATCCACAGTAAATGTCTTAATACTCGAAACCTCTTTATTCCCTAATGTATCATTTGCGTATACTTTTAAAGTGTAGTTTCCGTCATTCAATGTTTTAGATGCTGTGTAGTAATTACCTGCTTTATTTAATGTAATATTTTCATTGTTTATATTTACAATTACTTTATCAACCATTGTTGAATCAATAACCGTTGCATTTATTGTTATATTACTAATATTGTAGATTTTAGATGACGGCGTAGTTATGTTGATACTTGGAGCAGTTGTATCCACTTTAAAGTTTACAGTACTTATTTTGTAATTTCCAGCTAAATCGTATGCTTTTATTGCATAACTATAATTTCCAGTTGACAATGTTATAGGTGAGGTACTGTATGTGTTTCCACTTATATTTGTCATTGCGTAGTTAGTTCCGTTTAATTTAACGCTTACGTTTTTAATACCTAAATTATCATTAATTGTTGCATTTATTGTAAATCCGGTGTTTACTGTTGAATTATTAACTGGTTTTAAGTTTGTAATTGTTGGTTTAGTCGTATCTATTGTAATTGTAGTAGGTTTTGTAATTTGAGTATTCCCTAATGTATTAACTGCATATACTGTTATATTATATTTATTTTCACCTAAAATTCCCGTAGTTCCTACATATTCATTATTATCTTTTATTAATGTAATGTTTTTATCTACAGAGTCTGATTTAATGTTTGCTATTGCTGAAGTGACATTTGAATCTGCTGTAACATTTAATGAAATATTGGATATGTTGAATATTGAATTATTTGTGGGTTTTACAATTTCAATAGCAGGTTTGGTATCATCTACTGTGAAAGTAGATTCATTCGTATAGCTATTATTGTATAAATCAGTTGCAGTTATTTTTAATGTATAATTCCCCTTAGATAAATCCTTAAGCAATTTAGTGTATAAATTTTCATTATTTAAATCTTCAGTTAAATTAAATCTTTGTGTATTTGTTTCATTCGATAATGAAACGTTTATGATTGATTTTTCATTAACTAATACTTGTAAATTTGTTGAAACACCTATGGTTGAATTTTTCGCAGGTGTTATTGTTATTATTTTTGGAGCAGTTGTATCAACTTTAAATGTAGTTTCAGTTGTATTTACATTTGAAAGATTGTCTTTTGAATATATTTTTAAAGTATATGTTCCATCTGATAATGCTGTAGCATTATATGTATAATAACTGTTATTTTTATTCATTGAATGGTTAGTATCATTTATAGTAGCAATTACTTCTTTTACCCCACTCATATCTGTGGTAGTGACGTTTATTAAGATATTACTGATATTGTATGTTTTGTCTTTTATAGGACTGTTTATTATTATATTAGGTCCTTTTGTATCGAGTGCTTTTGGTAAATAATCGATATTGTTTAAGCTCATTTGATATGGACTATCACAGAAACCGTC
Coding sequences:
- a CDS encoding NosD domain-containing protein — translated: MRTINNKTGILTFLMLLISLLAINSAYADTQITGPINITTPGTYYLSDNLTITSGNAIKIDSIDVIIEGNGYTIDGSNQGTTGIVVNNGYSNVVIKDIHIKNFTDNGIYLNGVSNSLIKNCYITSNKNYGIYVYYSNNNNITNNTVNSNKNLGICAYYSDDNNIVTNNASNNNQYNIYVKYSDNIKILNNTVNLASDGIYVERSDNNSIYNNTVNSNSYAGIMSFDSDDNRIFDNTVNSTSVAGIYVSNSKNNTVENNVLTSTGILVSGNSLIQYWSSQLIKDNTINGKPIYYYANANTGTVPTDAGQVIIGNCTNMNVENLNLSNIGIGLQIGHSFNNIISNITANSNRLYGINMYMSYNNTIINSTFINNDRGMYISDSYNNSLYNNIFNNTNNVFPDNSKGYWNTSKENGGGNFWFTPTGTGWSETATDDNEDGFCDSPYQMSLNNIDYLPKALDTKGPNIIINSPIKDKTYNISNILINVTTTDMSGVKEVIATINDTNHSMNKNNSYYTYNATALSDGTYTLKIYSKDNLSNVNTTETTFKVDTTAPKIITITPAKNSTIGVSTNLQVLVNEKSIINVSLSNETNTQRFNLTEDLNNENLYTKLLKDLSKGNYTLKITATDLYNNSYTNESTFTVDDTKPAIEIVKPTNNSIFNISNISLNVTADSNVTSAIANIKSDSVDKNITLIKDNNEYVGTTGILGENKYNITVYAVNTLGNTQITKPTTITIDTTKPTITNLKPVNNSTVNTGFTINATINDNLGIKNVSVKLNGTNYAMTNISGNTYSTSPITLSTGNYSYAIKAYDLAGNYKISTVNFKVDTTAPSINITTPSSKIYNISNITINATVIDSTMVDKVIVNINNENITLNKAGNYYTASKTLNDGNYTLKVYANDTLGNKEVSSIKTFTVDTNKPYQVLINTPQGTIRNNDFTINVMASDNISGIKEVIANVNNENITLNKTGNYYTASKTLNDGNYLLNITAIDNANNSNSTSTTFTIDTYVPSSNSHHKTLDASDSIESSDMKRTVSESTVVYGSNFDKQLAEGLKENIYPDDYEVTGDTIIVGGPVSNKIAEQYNDRFVKPVSNENPGENRGIIQILKIQDNSASVVQSYNVVYIAGSDRLGTEAALKYFETLEELPTEPIIVEWTSEGPVLV